A stretch of DNA from Salvia hispanica cultivar TCC Black 2014 unplaced genomic scaffold, UniMelb_Shisp_WGS_1.0 HiC_scaffold_948, whole genome shotgun sequence:
CGACAGCCACTCTCACGCAAAGTGCCAATAGCTTCGAGCAAGATCAACCCTTACCGCATGGTAATCGTTACCCGCCTTGTGGTGCTGGCCTTGTTCCTCCGCTATCGGATCTTGAACCCGGTCCATGACGCCATCGGCCTCTGGCTCACCTCCATCGTCTGCGAGATCTGGTTCGCCCTCTCCTGGATCCTCGACCAGTTCCCCAAATGGTTCCCCATCGATCGCGAGACCTACCTCGACCGCCTCTCCCTCAGGTatgagagagaaggtgagcCTAACATGCTAGCCCCAGTCGACATATTCGTCAGTACGGTGGACCCCTTGAAGGAGCCTCCTCTCGTTACCGCAAACACCGTGCTTTCCATACTGGCTGTGGATTATCCTGTTGACAAGATATCTTGCTACATCTCTGATGATGGTGCTTCCATGTGCACCTTCGAGGCCCTCTCTGAGACCGCCGAGTTCGCCAGGAAATGGGTCCCCTTTTGCAAGAAATTCGCCATCGAGCCACGAGCGCCCGAATGGTACTTTGCTGAGAAGGTGGACTATCTCAAGGACAAAGTGCAGCCAACTTTTGTCAAGGAGAGAAGGGCTATGAAGGTAAAGAAAGCATTACTATCACTATTATTTAACAAGtgtgttaatttaatttgttgtcgTCTTACTCACACAGAGAGAATACGAAGAGTTCAAGGTGAGGATAAACGCAATGGTGGCTAAGGCGACCAAGGTGCCCCGGGAGGATGGATCATGCAGGATGGGACGCCCTGGCCAGGGAACAACACCAAAGATCATCCTGGTATGATTCAAGTGTTTCTAGGCCAGAATGGGGGCTTGATGTCGAAGGTCACGAGCTTCCTCGCCTCGTCTATGTCTCCCGTGAGAAGAGGCCAGGCTTCCAGCATCACAAGAAAGCTGGCGCCATGAATTCTCTGGTAAAGATATTCTATTCACTTTGTGATGTGGAATAgtatatgttttaattattattgtgttTTGCAGATTCGTGTTGCCGGTGTTCTCACCAATGCGCCCTTCATGCTCAACTTGGATTGTGATCACTACATTAACAACAGCAAGGCTGTGAGAGAAGCCATGTGCTTCTTGATGGATCCACAGGTTGGGAAGAAGGTCTGTTATGTGCAATTCCCTCAGAGATTTGATGGCATTGACAGACACGACCGATATGCCAATAGAAACACCGTCTTTTTCGACGTACGTACGGAGTAACATGATTTTTCCCACAACATACATACATAGTACTCCTTtgtaaattcatttttgttttgctttgtttttacAGATCAACATGAAAGGTCTTGATGGGATTCAAGGCCCAGTGTATGTGGGAACAGGATGCGTTTTTAGGAGACAAGCATTGTATGGGTATGATCCTCCAAAGGGGCGTAAGCGCCCGAAGATGGTGAGCTGCGATTGCTGCTTCCGACGTCGCAACAAGAAGATCCCACATGGAGATGCAGATGTTCAAGGTATGTTTGTTTCTCTATTGAACAGTCAAGTCCTTCATATGTGTTATTTCTCTAACGGAAACAAGTGCAGGATTTGAAGACGACAAGGAGATCCTCAAGTCACAGATGAACTTTGAGAAGAAATTCGGACAGTCACCCATATTTGTGACCTCAACTCTGATGGTGGAAGGCGGCGTCCCACCTTCTTCCAGCCCGCAGCTCTGCTCAAGGAAGCCATCCATGTGATAAGCTGTGGATATGAAGACAAAACAGAATGGGGCTTAGAGGTAATACACAATAAAGTAGAGCTACTACTGCAAATCACAAATCATTCAAGAAACTAACTTGGACTTATTTGTGTTGATTGATGATGAGTTTAGTTAGGGTGGATCTACGGGTCAATCACAGAGGATATCCTGACAGGATTCAAGATGCACTGTCGCGGGTGGAGGTCAATCTACTGTATGCCTAAGAGGCCTGCATTCAAAGGATCAGCTCCCATCAATCTGTCGGACCGTCTGAACCAGGTGCTGCGGTGGGCTCTTGGATCAGTGGAGATCTTCTTCAGTCACCACAGCCCCTCTTGTACGGTCACAAGGAGGGCAAGCTCAAGTGGCTGGAGCGGTTTGCCTACGTCAACACCACCGTCTATCCCTTCACGGCTCTGCCCCTTCTGGCCTACTGCACACTCCCAGCCATCTGCTTACTCACCGGAAAATTTATAATGCCAGaggtataattatatataacaataaattatgaatgtGAAGATGGAGGTCCAACTCCAACTAACGCTGGGGAAATTTGTGATCCAGATAAGCACTTTCGCGAGTCTCTTCTTCATCGCTCTGTTCCTGTCCATCTTCATCACAGGGATCCTAGAGCTGAGGTGGAGCGGGGTGAGCATCGAGGAGTGGTGGAGGAACGAGCAGTTCTGGGTGATTGGAGGCATATCAGCGCATCTATTTGCGGTGATCCAGGGGCTGTTGAAGGTGCTGGCGGGGATAGACACCAACTTCACAGTCACATCTAAGGCATCAGACGATGAGGACTTCAGCGAGCTGTATGCCTTCAAGTGGACCACGTTGCTCATCCCTCCAACCACCATCCTCATCATAAACTTGGTGGGGTGGTGGCTGGGATATCTGATGCCATCAACAACGGCTACCAATCGTGGGGCCCTCTCTTTGGAAAGCTCTTCTTCGCCTTCTGGGTCATCGTGCATCTTTATCCCTTCCTCAAGGGTTTGATGGGCAAGCAGAACAGGACTCCCACCATTGTTGTCATATGGTCTATCCTTCTTGCCTCCATTTTCTCCTTGCTTTGGGTCAGGATTGATCCATTCATACTTAGGACTAAGGGCCCTGATACCAACAAATGTGGGATCAATTGCTGATTCATTTCCCCACACTAATGaattttgtactattttttttgcaaattggAACACCGATTTCTCAGCTTCTCTTTAGTGCTTCTCTTCTCTATGTATACCATAATTCGTAGATCATAAATATTTGTGCATATTAGAAAATCCATGAGTTTATTCTGTGTAGAGTTTCATcgaacaaaagacaaaacaaaaaaaataaaaataaaaatgaaataaatgtaTTATAGAGCATCCAAAAAGTTTTTTCGAAGTTGACGAATGTTCTTCTTCAACTAGGTGAAGATTAATTAAcccaaatcataatttttgttaatttaaaatcacAACGTGTGGAAATTTTTAtgactttattttgtgtgattaCCCCGAATATAGCGCCCCGAATTTTTATGACTTTAATTTCTCAACTATGtggaaattatttatttattttgtgtgattaTCCATTTGTGAatgtttgaatattaatttaatttaatttaatttatgtcgTGCTTGTGCGCGATTTAATTTTCGAACGTGTGGGTTTAATTAAATGGGTTGCATAATTTTTCCAGCCTATAACTCCCTATTACTGTCGACCCCCTCATCTTTTGGAAGAATTATAGTTTTCTTGGATTCAAAAAATTGGCTTGGGATATTtgttcaaattaaatccaaaccaaAGCTTTCCTACTTTGTGCTACCCAATTTTCGACCCCCTCCGTATTCTTCCTTGTGAATTTCAAAAACCCATCTATATTTAACTGAAgaagatattatttttatggatttaATCAATGTGCATATTCTTTCATAGTTAAATCCAGAATCAAATCTTACCATAACTAATTCCTTTCTTATCATATTCAAGGTATAGCATGAgatattgattgattttatttcctattttatgGATTTCTTTTTGCCCTTACatagtgggacgaagggaatataTCATGTCTTTACAATTTTTCGAGATGccaaaaaataactaattttgatgCATCTCCACGTCTTAAAATAActaagtgagactcatattacactaacttattcaacacacttttctttacatctcttaaaattcgtgccaaactaaaaaaagacCCTTTTACGGGACAAAGGAGTACTTTATAAGTCTTCTCCACGCTAGTGAAgagtcaaaaaaaaaaaatctttttgagaaaaatagaCTTCATAGTTGAAAGTccgttgtttttttttggtgttccAAATTGCGGAAATTAACGGCCATCAATAGAAAATTTGACAAACCCCTAAGACACGCCTGACTTAACCCGTTCCCCGAGGGACGCCAAAATTCCATCAAGTTTGTTTCCCCAAGATCCATCCACATGCTTTCGGGTGCAATCGAACCCGAGCCGCCAAAGCCTTAACCCACAATGCTATTAGCTTGTAAAATAAGGGTTTTAACCCCAGTAGAGGGTTTTTACATTTGTTGTTGACTTTTGGGGAGATGGCCCGCCCCCTGAAAATGATTAAGTTTTTATCCTACtaaacaagaacaaaacaacCGATCAACTTCACTATATCGGAAAAACTATCTATGCTAACTCCTAACTAATCAACCTAAAACAACCGTTTAAAACCCGAGAGattcaaactaaaattttcCCCGGccaaaaaaaaggtaaaataaagGGACCAACCCAACCCGTATAAAAAAAGGCCCAAAAAGTAAAGTTGGTAAAGCCAAATCTAGATCCAAAACAACCCGCCCCATATTCTTCATCGGATTCCAACAAAAGAAAGCAACATCTTGAAAAGAGAACAACCAAGTTTGATGAAAAAGTAAACACAACCCATCCCATCAAACCTAACcgttttacttttttaaaaataattaacaacaatttaccataatcatgcaaatttaaaaacatagGACCTTAGATCCTTAATCTAACAGGatccatcaaaatcaaaaatcaaatgcGATCTATGAGAGGAAACCCAAAGCACCATATATACTTCAACAAAACTCTTCAAAcccaacaaacaaaaataaaacatccaTGATTAAAACTCCAATATTTTCCCGATAGATTCAACTCACATATAAACATCAAAACATatcttgaaaacaaaaaaagaacaaatttCATAACATAAACAAATTGAAAGTTTCAATCGCTTTTCCCAAAACACGGttcaaaaccgaaaaaaacttcaaaacaaaaatgtatcaaacaaatttaaaaaaaaatgtttgtttttcgCCCGAGACGGTTACACAAATTTTTAACAAACTAAACCACCACAATTAAATGACCAACGAATCAAGGAAGGGGATTTGAGCCCACCagactgaaaaaaaaaagcttctTATCCTTCCTCCCCTTCCCTTTATATGGAGGCTTGAGGCTCGATCCCTGGGGAACCCCCCTTGAAATGCCCGGTTCCCCTAGGAAAGGGGTCTTGGAAAATTCTCATCTCCTTGGGGTCTTGCCCTTTTCCAGTGTGGAATTGCCGATTTCTCCCGATTGTTTTCCGCCCCGGTTACTACGGGAACCCTATTTCCCCGGGTGATTCTCCCACCTAGCTCAAAACCACTTTGTCtccaaaatgcaaaatttacCCTGATttatgcatgaaacgagccttattaAAGAAAGCGTTCCACTAAGATTTAACCTCAAAACATCCATCAaggagaattttttttacgCACAAtaacttatatatttttggttttaagGGTTGATTTAAcatgatttaattgttttaggacgagtttttttttcttttgacaatcatctatcaatttttttttttgattttgtttttataaaaaatctataaaagggtaccaattttttttttcttaaaaaattcatttggGATCTGCACCCTAATAGGGgacaaatacaaaaattagtcAAAGCGACCCCTAAACTTCCATATGTCCCAAAATATGAACCCCCTTTGGGCCGAGGCcccttttttttccccttaAAAATAATCGTTGTCCTAACCTTCACTTTGGGGGATTTTTGCTTGGGGCATACTCCCCGTATTACGAACAATTCTAGCTCAAAAAGGGAAGCGGTTCAAATTATGGCTAATTCATTTGCCCCACTAAAAACAACCGTTGGTCATGGCGCCACCCCTCCGGGAAAACATGGGAACATCGAGGGCCGCATTTTCGGACCATTGGAAAAATGTCTTGCAGGGATTTTTGAATGGTTACCGACTCCTAAGTACCCTCGAATTTATCCTTTTTTCGAATTCGATCTTTGGTGCCTTTTTCTAAGTCTATTCACACATTTTTTACAACCGAGAACTTTTCACAACACCGTCTGCgcagggcgaagatacaatctcctTAAATTTCAGCTTGTTTGCACTTTtgcggtcgaacttcactttgggagtcgacttggcGTTAACGTACTATCCTTTCGTTTCGTTTGCGCtttatttgtgatatttcaagttgatttacgtagatcttGTCACgagagtttattttaacaagttttatgtcgatctctcgttttattttgatgttgtggtacTCGATCTcgggaatttggtgatagatctcgtggtttgttgatttattggaGGTTGTCGTTAAATCAAGTTATGAAATGTTCGTTGGTTGAGTTTGTGTCGCGACGCttgatccggagtggatttagcgtctaaGGTTGGATCCAAAGTGATAAAGGGGAGTTGTTGGATGGATTTGAAGTTTCCGCTTGTTTCTGTTTCACTTCGTCTAGCATCTCCGGATCTCGTTTAGTTCTTGTTGCTATGCATCAAATTggtttagatttagtttgctCGCTTCgatttcgttcatgttgtttttcttatgagtttttacgcaatttggtcaGAAGATGATGTCACTGGTGTACACAGAGTAAGTTATTCTCACAAATTTTTC
This window harbors:
- the LOC125200389 gene encoding LOW QUALITY PROTEIN: cellulose synthase A catalytic subunit 7 [UDP-forming]-like (The sequence of the model RefSeq protein was modified relative to this genomic sequence to represent the inferred CDS: inserted 5 bases in 5 codons), translated to MEASAGLVAGSHNSNELVVIHGHEEPKALKNLSGQVCEICGDEMGVTVEGELFVACNECGFPVCRPCYEYERREGSQLCPQCKTRYKRLKGSPRVEGDDDEEDTDDIEHEFNIDEQQKKNTDIAEAMLHGKMSYGRGPEDHEDINAQYPPVISGGRSRPVSGEFPISSYGDQMGPTLHKRVHPVTDDHASGRWDDRKDLGWKERMDEWKVQQGGNHDQYDELADPDMGIIDEARQPLSRKVPIASSKINPYRMVIVTRLVVLALFLRYRILNPVHDAIGLWLTSIVCEIWFALSWILDQFPKWFPIDRETYLDRLSLRYEREGEPNMLAPVDIFVSTVDPLKEPPLVTANTVLSILAVDYPVDKISCYISDDGASMCTFEALSETAEFARKWVPFCKKFAIEPRAPEWYFAEKVDYLKDKVQPTFVKERRAMKREYEEFKVRINAMVAKATKVPXGGWIMQDGTPWPGNNTKDHPGMIQVFLGQNGGXDVEGHELPRLVYVSREKRPGFQHHKKAGAMNSLIRVAGVLTNAPFMLNLDCDHYINNSKAVREAMCFLMDPQVGKKVCYVQFPQRFDGIDRHDRYANRNTVFFDINMKGLDGIQGPVYVGTGCVFRRQALYGYDPPKGRKRPKMVSCDCCFRRRNKKIPHGDADVQGFEDDKEILKSQMNFEKKFGQSPIFVTSTLMVEGGVPPSSXPAALLKEAIHVISCGYEDKTEWGLELGWIYGSITEDILTGFKMHCRGWRSIYCMPKRPAFKGSAPINLSDRLNQVLRWALGSVEIFFSHHXPLLYGHKEGKLKWLERFAYVNTTVYPFTALPLLAYCTLPAICLLTGKFIMPEISTFASLFFIALFLSIFITGILELRWSGVSIEEWWRNEQFWVIGGISAHLFAVIQGLLKVLAGIDTNFTVTSKASDDEDFSELYAFKWTTLLIPPTTILIINLXGVVAGISDAINNGYQSWGPLFGKLFFAFWVIVHLYPFLKGLMGKQNRTPTIVVIWSILLASIFSLLWVRIDPFILRTKGPDTNKCGINC